In one Sporomusa sphaeroides DSM 2875 genomic region, the following are encoded:
- a CDS encoding nitroreductase family protein, whose translation MELEFIYQRHSVRQFTAEQIPEETIKELIRAATHAPSGKNQQNWHFVVITDKIKLADIARIVEKKNAELSTYLKDEGKRKAFRGSVGYHTVFKGAPVLVLVYAAPYETIADMLIADSLMPQGEAMQYGKANPGIQNIAAAMENLLLAAASLGYGTCWMTGPTYAAKEISKYIGFVKEGYYLAAMTPLGVPANANISSTPRKPLEEVLTIIS comes from the coding sequence ATGGAGTTAGAATTTATCTACCAACGTCATAGTGTACGTCAATTTACCGCAGAGCAGATTCCGGAAGAGACGATTAAAGAATTAATCAGAGCAGCCACTCATGCGCCATCAGGCAAGAACCAGCAGAACTGGCATTTTGTTGTGATAACCGATAAAATTAAACTTGCGGACATTGCCCGGATTGTGGAAAAAAAGAATGCCGAGTTAAGTACATACCTGAAAGATGAGGGCAAGCGCAAAGCATTTCGCGGGTCTGTGGGCTATCATACCGTGTTTAAAGGTGCGCCGGTGCTGGTGCTGGTATATGCCGCCCCTTATGAAACCATAGCCGACATGCTTATCGCCGATAGTCTTATGCCGCAAGGTGAGGCTATGCAATATGGCAAAGCCAATCCCGGTATTCAAAACATTGCCGCCGCCATGGAAAATCTGCTGTTGGCTGCAGCCAGCCTGGGATACGGCACTTGCTGGATGACAGGTCCGACCTATGCTGCCAAAGAGATTTCAAAGTATATCGGGTTTGTTAAAGAGGGATATTATCTGGCAGCCATGACACCACTGGGTGTACCCGCAAATGCTAATATATCATCCACACCACGCAAACCGCTGGAAGAAGTTTTGACAATTATTAGCTAA
- a CDS encoding class I SAM-dependent methyltransferase, whose amino-acid sequence MKWDSNVYDDKHSFVAEYGKAMLDLVNRAQGQKILDLGCGTGVLTNELAKQGATVIGTDLSPDMIKTAQSNYPHLRFQVADATQLPFDNEFDTVFSNAVFHWIPNQKQLLHSIQRALKANGMLVCEFGAKNNIAQIQTAFEQVTGKRGYCYTSPFFFPAEAEYRLLLEQAGFAVMHCIEYDRPTPLADGEKGLHNWLCQFFVGDLQTFSEEEKSEILRETAELCRSSIWKSQQWVADYRRIQVVAVKKP is encoded by the coding sequence ATGAAATGGGATAGTAATGTATATGATGACAAGCATTCTTTTGTCGCCGAGTACGGTAAAGCCATGCTTGATCTTGTCAACAGGGCCCAAGGGCAAAAAATACTGGATTTAGGCTGTGGTACCGGGGTATTGACAAATGAACTGGCAAAACAAGGGGCAACTGTTATAGGTACCGATTTATCACCAGATATGATCAAAACAGCACAGTCGAATTACCCGCACTTGCGCTTTCAGGTGGCAGATGCCACCCAGTTGCCTTTTGACAACGAATTTGACACCGTGTTTTCAAATGCGGTTTTTCATTGGATACCAAATCAAAAGCAATTATTGCATTCGATTCAGCGTGCCTTAAAAGCTAACGGGATGCTGGTTTGTGAATTTGGCGCAAAAAATAACATAGCGCAAATTCAAACTGCGTTTGAGCAAGTAACCGGGAAACGGGGCTACTGTTACACTTCGCCCTTCTTTTTTCCCGCAGAAGCAGAATACAGGCTGTTATTGGAGCAAGCCGGCTTTGCCGTAATGCACTGTATTGAATATGACAGGCCAACGCCGCTTGCTGATGGTGAAAAAGGACTGCATAATTGGCTCTGCCAGTTCTTTGTGGGAGATTTGCAAACATTCTCCGAGGAGGAGAAATCAGAGATATTAAGGGAAACAGCAGAACTTTGCCGGAGCAGTATCTGGAAAAGCCAACAGTGGGTGGCCGATTACCGGCGCATCCAGGTTGTTGCGGTGAAGAAACCGTAG
- the cooS gene encoding anaerobic carbon-monoxide dehydrogenase catalytic subunit, producing the protein MSKDTLIKSDDSTSRGDVESVLNKGDASGTNNPDEHFDIHKNAKKYYDIEKVPDSMPEVHKWQREHIKVHDQSKDGFPLNVILDPAMREMYQHVHAQGLTNVFDRFEQQEKIRCSFCSSGLSCQLCANGPCRISPKAPRGNCGVDADVMVSRNFVYRHVTIGTAANIFHAQQAARTLKAAAEKPESGLKIRDQQKLLKYAEMAGLNSHEDINKVAIAFADWVLADMGKPYWEEATMVKAFAPPKRQELWRKLNIFPGGGFSEIGFAQTKCMTNLNADPVDFLLTSVRLGIINEYQGLFALDILQEILMGTQKIRTAKQNMGLLKKDMINIITNGHMPLTAQVVIELASTPEWQEKAKKAGASGMQVLGHVCEGQQLLNYQGTGEMSAYGGQEGEWLSEEYLFATGAVDLFMFDYNCTIPTLPLYAERFGTKMVSTHEVIRMPGTETVEFKPEQMKQQAEKILDMALEAFAKRKAENREVYIPPHVSEGCMIGFSTESVKEALGGSWKPLIDAIAAGKIRGIATIVGCTTARYGQGGSNIFRITKGLIEKDILVLSGGCTSSVMQYTGLTNPAAAEECGPGLKEICKALGIPPVLSYGACVDIGKMTQTAKELADALDVDTNKLPLVIGAPEYLEQKAVADACTAIALGWLVHVAPVPSVTGSDVVVKVLTETTETLGLGKLTVETSADKTVQIYVDHIEKKRKELGLN; encoded by the coding sequence GTGTCTAAAGATACGTTGATCAAAAGCGATGACAGTACCAGCCGCGGTGATGTGGAATCAGTCTTAAACAAAGGTGATGCCAGCGGCACTAATAACCCGGATGAGCATTTTGATATTCATAAAAATGCCAAGAAATATTATGATATCGAAAAAGTTCCTGACTCTATGCCGGAAGTACATAAATGGCAGCGGGAGCATATCAAGGTGCATGACCAAAGCAAGGATGGCTTTCCGTTAAATGTCATTCTTGATCCGGCCATGCGGGAGATGTACCAGCATGTACATGCCCAGGGGCTGACCAACGTCTTTGACCGCTTTGAGCAGCAGGAAAAAATCCGCTGCAGTTTCTGCTCTTCCGGTTTGTCCTGCCAGCTCTGCGCTAACGGCCCCTGCCGCATCAGCCCCAAAGCGCCGCGGGGCAACTGTGGTGTTGACGCTGATGTTATGGTATCAAGAAACTTTGTCTACCGCCATGTTACCATTGGTACGGCGGCAAATATTTTTCACGCACAGCAGGCAGCCCGTACGTTGAAAGCCGCTGCCGAAAAACCTGAAAGCGGCCTGAAAATCCGTGATCAGCAAAAACTCTTAAAATATGCGGAAATGGCGGGCCTAAACAGCCATGAGGATATTAATAAAGTGGCAATTGCTTTTGCTGACTGGGTGCTTGCCGATATGGGCAAACCCTATTGGGAAGAAGCGACCATGGTTAAGGCCTTTGCGCCGCCCAAACGCCAGGAGCTGTGGCGCAAACTCAATATTTTCCCCGGCGGCGGCTTTAGCGAGATAGGTTTTGCCCAAACCAAGTGTATGACCAATCTGAACGCCGACCCGGTCGATTTCCTGCTGACCTCTGTCCGGCTGGGAATCATTAATGAATATCAGGGTTTATTTGCCCTGGATATTCTTCAGGAAATTCTTATGGGTACCCAGAAAATCCGTACTGCCAAGCAGAATATGGGCCTCTTAAAAAAAGATATGATCAACATTATTACCAACGGTCATATGCCGCTGACTGCCCAGGTTGTTATTGAACTGGCCTCCACCCCGGAATGGCAGGAAAAAGCCAAAAAGGCCGGAGCCAGCGGTATGCAGGTATTGGGGCATGTCTGTGAAGGCCAGCAATTGTTAAACTACCAGGGTACCGGGGAAATGAGCGCTTATGGCGGTCAGGAAGGCGAGTGGCTGAGCGAAGAATATCTTTTTGCCACAGGTGCTGTTGACCTCTTTATGTTTGACTACAATTGCACCATTCCCACCCTGCCGCTGTATGCCGAACGCTTTGGCACAAAAATGGTCAGTACCCATGAGGTTATCCGCATGCCAGGCACTGAGACTGTTGAATTTAAACCAGAGCAAATGAAACAGCAGGCTGAAAAGATCCTCGATATGGCTCTTGAAGCGTTTGCCAAGCGTAAAGCGGAGAATCGTGAAGTCTATATTCCGCCCCATGTGTCTGAAGGCTGCATGATTGGTTTTAGCACCGAGTCTGTTAAAGAGGCACTGGGCGGCTCCTGGAAACCGCTCATCGATGCCATTGCTGCCGGTAAAATTCGTGGTATCGCCACCATTGTCGGTTGTACCACCGCACGCTATGGCCAGGGCGGCAGCAACATCTTCCGCATTACCAAAGGTTTGATTGAGAAGGATATCCTGGTGTTGTCAGGCGGCTGCACTTCCTCAGTCATGCAGTACACCGGGCTGACCAATCCGGCGGCAGCCGAAGAATGCGGTCCGGGTCTTAAGGAAATATGCAAAGCCCTCGGCATTCCGCCGGTACTTTCTTATGGCGCGTGTGTTGATATCGGTAAAATGACGCAAACGGCTAAAGAACTGGCCGATGCCTTAGATGTTGATACCAATAAACTGCCGCTTGTCATTGGCGCACCGGAATATCTTGAGCAAAAGGCGGTTGCCGATGCCTGCACCGCCATTGCCCTTGGCTGGCTGGTACATGTTGCGCCGGTGCCATCGGTTACCGGCAGCGACGTAGTAGTTAAGGTGCTTACCGAGACTACAGAGACGCTGGGCCTGGGTAAACTGACGGTTGAGACAAGTGCTGATAAAACAGTGCAAATTTACGTGGATCACATTGAGAAGAAACGTAAGGAACTGGGTCTGAATTAA
- a CDS encoding YitT family protein: MRDTINQYLWVAVGCLVAGFSINAFLVPHHLLSGGISGVAIIFYFLFGLPIGIQILVMNIPLLYAAYRVLGKEYTIGTVYGTIIFSLTVDATKFVSQLTLIDDPIISAITGGVVSGIGSGLIFRVNGSAGGLDIVAAIIKKFYSLNFGIVGFAINCIIMVAAAALFGLKLAMLTLISMFIAATLTDKVVEGFNRRKTVFIVSYNTDKIVDSIFKEVGRGVTILNGQGAYTRQDKQVLFVVVTLTQIAKLKQLVTEADPRAFMIVHDAAEVMGRGFTMPGVRQL; this comes from the coding sequence ATGCGAGATACGATTAATCAATATTTGTGGGTAGCCGTCGGCTGCCTGGTCGCCGGTTTTTCCATAAATGCTTTTTTGGTGCCGCATCATTTATTGAGCGGTGGAATTTCCGGTGTTGCGATTATCTTTTATTTTCTTTTCGGTTTGCCGATTGGTATCCAGATTCTGGTTATGAATATACCCTTGCTGTATGCTGCTTACCGGGTATTAGGCAAAGAGTATACCATTGGTACCGTTTACGGTACCATCATCTTCTCTCTGACAGTGGATGCCACTAAATTTGTTTCCCAGCTTACTCTTATTGATGATCCCATCATTTCAGCAATTACCGGCGGTGTTGTATCCGGCATTGGCAGTGGCCTTATTTTTCGTGTTAACGGCAGTGCCGGTGGCCTGGATATTGTGGCCGCCATTATCAAGAAATTTTATTCCCTTAATTTCGGCATAGTAGGGTTTGCAATTAACTGCATAATTATGGTGGCAGCGGCTGCGTTGTTTGGTCTTAAACTAGCCATGCTGACACTTATTTCCATGTTTATTGCCGCCACTCTTACCGACAAAGTGGTGGAAGGCTTTAACCGCAGGAAAACGGTATTTATCGTTTCCTATAATACCGACAAGATTGTAGATTCCATTTTTAAAGAGGTTGGGCGCGGTGTTACTATTTTGAACGGACAAGGCGCTTATACCCGCCAGGATAAGCAGGTGCTGTTTGTTGTTGTTACGCTTACGCAAATTGCCAAGCTCAAACAACTGGTGACCGAAGCTGATCCACGGGCGTTTATGATTGTACATGATGCTGCCGAGGTTATGGGGCGGGGCTTTACCATGCCGGGAGTAAGACAGCTGTAG
- the lepB gene encoding signal peptidase I, with protein MKILKEIADWAYSLAAALALAIVINAFVFQPTRVVGSSMEPNLHNNDYVFVSKLSHTFAGVPDYGDVVIIDSRVFRDRSIKDDIADPISTYLSVAKITEVDNHIWIKRVIGKPGDTLEIKEGKVYRNSTVLEEPYIKEGMKPASPKKVVVPPGQVYVMGDNRNNSSDSRYIGPVPVSHVLGKVVMVL; from the coding sequence ATGAAAATATTAAAGGAAATTGCCGACTGGGCCTACAGCCTTGCCGCAGCACTGGCGCTGGCTATTGTTATTAACGCCTTTGTGTTCCAGCCGACCAGAGTGGTAGGAAGCTCTATGGAACCCAACCTGCATAATAACGACTATGTGTTTGTATCTAAACTAAGCCATACGTTTGCCGGAGTCCCTGATTACGGTGACGTTGTTATCATTGACAGCCGGGTATTCCGGGACCGCAGCATAAAAGATGATATTGCCGACCCAATATCCACCTATCTCAGTGTTGCCAAAATCACCGAAGTTGACAACCATATCTGGATTAAGCGGGTTATCGGCAAACCGGGCGATACTCTCGAAATCAAAGAAGGTAAAGTATACCGCAATAGTACAGTGCTTGAGGAACCCTATATCAAGGAAGGTATGAAGCCTGCCTCTCCGAAAAAAGTCGTCGTTCCGCCAGGCCAGGTCTATGTAATGGGTGACAACCGCAATAACTCCAGCGACAGCCGCTACATTGGCCCTGTTCCTGTCAGTCATGTGTTGGGAAAAGTCGTTATGGTTTTATAA
- a CDS encoding DASS family sodium-coupled anion symporter, giving the protein MKLRFAKIAVLLIVAGIFFSYPVPDGLSVTAWHLFGVFVALILGLILQPYPEPTLLLLITTLASMFVLPLHEILVGYTDAMLWLTLVAMMIGTGLKKSGLTRRLGLMLISRFGKTTLRIGYILSFVDLLLATSIPASPARTGGLVYPLAEGVIDASSSGNPEDKRRTGAYFTLLAFVVSMLTGSLFMTGMGPNLINVKLAQDVLGITVSWPLWTVGALPGVIGFLLTPYIIYKLCPPATDCMGAVRERARRELGGMGSVSGSEWTAAGIFFTILILWSTSTVTKIDSTLVAFIGISLMLVTGVLDWNDLAEGKDMWSFLIWFGAILGFSAALTKLGFFSWFAGIIKLMLPTAGLGEHTILLIVAVLAILPHYFFVSYTGYVVAFSPLIFSFVAATDVPRLPAFFILAYLMIISCTLTHYGNALGPFLMEKGYNDKKTWWGAGTLITVLHAVLYLTLGLLYWKFIGLWY; this is encoded by the coding sequence GTGAAATTACGCTTTGCCAAAATTGCTGTACTTTTGATTGTTGCCGGTATCTTTTTTTCTTATCCGGTACCGGATGGCTTAAGCGTAACTGCATGGCATTTATTTGGTGTGTTTGTTGCGTTAATATTAGGTTTGATATTGCAGCCTTATCCGGAACCGACGCTGCTGCTGCTGATCACTACCCTGGCAAGTATGTTTGTTCTGCCTCTGCATGAGATTCTGGTCGGATATACTGATGCTATGCTGTGGCTGACCCTGGTAGCCATGATGATTGGTACCGGTTTGAAAAAATCCGGTCTTACCCGGCGGCTGGGTCTGATGTTGATCAGCCGTTTTGGTAAAACAACGCTGAGGATTGGTTATATTTTAAGCTTTGTTGACCTGCTGCTGGCTACCAGCATACCGGCTTCGCCGGCCCGGACGGGTGGTTTGGTATATCCGCTGGCCGAGGGTGTCATTGATGCCAGCAGTTCCGGTAATCCGGAAGATAAACGGCGGACAGGGGCGTATTTTACGCTGCTGGCTTTTGTTGTCAGTATGCTTACCGGCAGCTTGTTTATGACCGGGATGGGTCCTAATCTGATAAATGTTAAACTAGCCCAGGATGTTCTTGGTATCACTGTCAGCTGGCCATTATGGACAGTGGGCGCTTTGCCGGGGGTTATTGGTTTTTTGCTGACACCATATATTATTTATAAATTATGTCCCCCTGCTACTGACTGCATGGGAGCAGTCAGGGAAAGAGCCCGGCGCGAACTGGGCGGCATGGGCTCTGTCAGCGGCAGTGAATGGACAGCTGCCGGGATATTTTTTACTATCCTTATCTTGTGGTCGACAAGTACTGTAACTAAAATAGACAGTACACTGGTGGCTTTTATCGGTATATCGCTGATGCTGGTAACCGGTGTGCTTGATTGGAACGATTTGGCTGAAGGCAAAGATATGTGGTCATTTCTTATCTGGTTTGGCGCTATTTTGGGTTTTTCAGCGGCACTGACCAAACTGGGTTTTTTTAGCTGGTTTGCCGGTATTATTAAGTTAATGCTGCCTACTGCCGGGCTGGGAGAACACACCATTTTGCTGATCGTGGCGGTGCTGGCCATCCTGCCTCATTATTTTTTTGTGTCTTATACCGGCTATGTTGTGGCGTTTTCCCCGCTTATTTTCTCTTTTGTTGCGGCAACCGATGTACCCAGGTTGCCGGCCTTTTTTATCCTGGCGTATTTAATGATTATTTCCTGCACCTTAACCCATTACGGCAATGCCCTGGGGCCGTTTTTAATGGAAAAAGGGTATAATGACAAAAAGACCTGGTGGGGTGCCGGCACGCTGATTACCGTCTTACATGCAGTGCTGTATCTGACGCTGGGGCTGCTTTATTGGAAATTCATTGGCCTATGGTATTAA
- a CDS encoding gamma carbonic anhydrase family protein, translating into MISEFEGITPTLDKKTFIADGAKVIGAVTMKEFSSLWFNVVARGDVNRIEIGRYTNVQDNSVVHVADDHPTIIGDYVTVGHNVIIHGCTIEDHCLVGMGAVVLNGAVVGKGSIIAAGAVVKENQIIPSHSLVVGVPGKVIKSTPEEWDSIHAQAIKYKTLWTERYKIMPDAGGERYQGEKIV; encoded by the coding sequence ATGATTTCTGAATTTGAAGGAATTACTCCGACTCTGGATAAAAAGACCTTTATCGCCGATGGGGCTAAGGTCATTGGGGCAGTAACGATGAAAGAGTTCAGCAGTTTATGGTTTAATGTTGTTGCCAGAGGGGATGTCAACCGGATTGAGATTGGGCGGTATACCAATGTGCAGGATAACAGTGTTGTCCATGTGGCCGATGACCACCCGACCATTATTGGCGATTATGTTACTGTCGGCCATAATGTCATTATCCACGGCTGCACCATCGAAGATCATTGTTTAGTCGGTATGGGGGCGGTTGTTCTGAATGGTGCCGTAGTGGGGAAAGGCAGTATTATTGCCGCCGGTGCGGTGGTTAAAGAGAATCAGATTATTCCCTCTCATTCGCTGGTGGTAGGCGTACCCGGAAAAGTGATAAAATCTACGCCTGAGGAGTGGGATAGCATCCACGCGCAGGCGATAAAATATAAAACACTGTGGACTGAGCGTTATAAAATCATGCCAGACGCCGGCGGTGAACGTTATCAGGGTGAAAAAATAGTATAA